The Desulfovibrionales bacterium genome has a window encoding:
- a CDS encoding prepilin-type N-terminal cleavage/methylation domain-containing protein has protein sequence MFDINQKDQKRVPGFSLIELLIAIAISGIVLSAVSSLFIMQNKSYSVQEQVAEMQQNARAAMDIMTREIRTAGCDPSGSANASIVTATSGSINFTQDLDGDGNTTGTDENITYSLYTSSGIQKIGRDTGGGNQPVAENIQALTFAYYDSAGNTTAVLADIRQIELTITARTANPDPDYTTNGGYRTCTLTSLITPRNLSY, from the coding sequence ATGTTCGATATAAATCAAAAAGATCAGAAGAGAGTACCCGGTTTCTCGCTCATCGAATTATTGATCGCCATAGCCATAAGTGGAATCGTCCTGAGTGCCGTATCCAGTCTATTTATCATGCAAAATAAGTCCTACAGCGTCCAGGAACAGGTTGCTGAAATGCAGCAAAACGCACGGGCGGCTATGGACATAATGACCCGTGAGATAAGAACGGCAGGATGTGATCCAAGTGGTTCGGCAAATGCGAGCATTGTTACGGCTACATCCGGCTCTATTAACTTTACCCAAGATCTCGATGGAGATGGAAATACAACCGGTACAGACGAAAATATCACCTACTCACTTTATACTTCCAGCGGTATACAAAAAATCGGACGTGATACCGGCGGCGGCAATCAACCCGTTGCGGAGAATATCCAAGCGCTTACCTTTGCCTATTATGATAGCGCCGGCAATACTACTGCCGTACTGGCCGATATTCGCCAGATAGAGCTCACTATAACTGCCAGGACTGCCAATCCAGACCCTGATTATACTACCAATGGCGGGTACAGGACCTGTACTTTGACTTCTCTGATAACTCCAAGAAACCTGTCCTATTGA